Proteins encoded in a region of the Zea mays cultivar B73 chromosome 4, Zm-B73-REFERENCE-NAM-5.0, whole genome shotgun sequence genome:
- the LOC109946042 gene encoding receptor kinase-like protein Xa21 — protein MNQLSGSIPDDVWKISNITQLFLQQNNLSGGILDTLSKLSSLVILNLHTNMLGGTLPSNIGDVLPNLQELYLGKNNFVGTIPNSLGNPSSLKIIDLSINYFRGKIPNSFGNLSHLQSLNLEVNMLGSRDSEGLQFFDALANCRSLVTLSVSNNQLHGPIPNSIANLSTSLGQLVMGWNSLSGTIPPTIGKLSGLYRLSLQNNNLTGTIEEWIGKMTNLQFLTLQSNNFIGKIPPSIGNLTQLIDIFSVAKNNLSGFVPSNFWNLKISKLDLSHNNFQGSIPVQFSNLELIWLNLSSNKFSGEIPGTLGQLEQIQTIQMDQNILTGNIPPIFSRLYSLNLLNLSHNNLSGPMPTFLSGLNLSKLDLSYNNFQGQIPRTGVFNNPTIVSLDGNPELCGGAMDLHMPPCHDTSKRVGRSNLLIKILIPIFGFMSLVLLAYFLLLEKRTSRRESRLELSYCEHFETVTYNDLAQATRDFSESNLIGRGSYGSVYRGKLKESKIEVAVKVFDLKMRGAERSFLSECEALRSIQHRNLLPIITACSTVDNVGNVFKALIYEFMPNGSLDAWLHHKGDEETAKCLGLTQRISIAINIADALDYLHHDCGRPTVHCDLKPSNILLDDDMNALLGDFGISRFYHDSQSKWAGSISSIGVKGTIGYIPPEYGGGGHASTSGDVYSFGIVLLEILTSKRPTDPLFKDGQDIISFVENNFPDQVFQVIDSHLLDECRNSIQGNNLVPENEIYQCLVDLLQLALSCLRSLPSERSNMKQVASRMHAIQTSYLRWKKK, from the exons ATGAATCAACTAAGTGGAAGCATTCCTGATGATGTTTGGAAAATATCGAACATAACACAGTTatttctacaacaaaataatctaTCAGGCGGAATCCTAGATACTCTCTCTAAATTATCTTCTCTTGTGATATTAAACTTGCACACCAATATGTTGGGAGGCACATTGCCATCAAACATTGGTGATGTGCTCCCTAATCTGCAAGAACTATACTTAGGAAAGAATAATTTTGTGGGTACAATTCCAAATTCCCTAGGTAATCCTTCGAGTCTTAAAATCATAGATCTATCAATAAACTATTTTAGGGGCAAAATTCCGAACTCTTTTGGAAATCTTTCACATTTGCAGTCTCTAAACCTTGAGGTAAACATGCTTGGATCAAGGGATAGTGAAGGCTTGCAATTCTTTGATGCCCTCGCAAATTGTAGATCTCTCGTTACACTTTCAGTGTCCAATAATCAGCTACATGGTCCTATACCAAACTCGATTGCTAATCTGTCCACTAGTCTTGGACAACTAGTGATGGGTTGGAACAGCCTATCAGGAACAATTCCCCCAACCATTGGAAAACTTAGTGGCTTATATAGATTATCACTACAAAACAATAATCTTACAGGTACCATTGAGGAATGGATCGGAAAGATGACAAATCTACAATTTTTAACACTACAGTCAAACAACTTCATAGGGAAAATTCCACCTTCAATTGGCAATCTTACACAGTTGATAGATATCTTCTCTGTAGCCAAAAACAATTTATCTGGTTTTGTACCATCTAACTTCTGGAATCTTAAAATATCGAAGTTGGACCTTAGCCATAACAATTTCCAAGGGAGCATACCTGTTCAATTTAGTAACTTAGAACTCATCTGGCTAAATCTTTCATCAAACAAATTTAGTGGTGAAATTCCTGGAACTTTAGGACAACTTGAACAAATACAGACCATTCAAATGGACCAAAACATTCTTACTGGAAACATTCCGCCCATATTTAGTCGACTATATAGCTTGAACTTGCTCAATCTTTCCCATAACAATTTATCTGGCCCCATGCCAACTTTTCTAAGTGGTCTAAATCTTAGTAAACTAGATCTATCCTACAACAATTTTCAAGGACAAATACCAAGAACTGGTGTATTCAATAATCCCACAATTGTTTCACTAGATGGCAATCCAGAATTGTGTGGAGGAGCCATGGATTTGCATATGCCTCCGTGCCATGATACTTCAAAAAGAGTAGGTAGATCAAACTTATTGATCAAAATATTGATCCCAATTTTTGGGTTCATGTCACTCGTATTGCTGGCCTACTTTTTACTCCTAGAGAAGAGGACGTCAAGAAGAGAATCTAGATTAGAGCTATCATATTGTGAGCATTTTGAGACAGTTACTTATAACGACTTAGCTCAAGCAACACGGGACTTCTCAGAATCCAACCTAATTGGGAGAGGAAGCTATGGTTCGGTGTACCGAGGGAAGCTAAAGGAAAGCAAAATCGAAGTGGCAGTAAAGGTTTTTGACCTTAAGATGAGAGGAGCAGAAAGAAGCTTCTTGTCAGAATGTGAAGCATTGAGAAGCATTCAACACCGAAATCTTCTTCCCATCATAACTGCTTGCTCAACAGTAGATAATGTAGGAAATGTTTTCAAAGCTTTAATTTATGAGTTCATGCCTAATGGGAGCCTGGACGCATGGCTACATCACAAAGGAGATGAGGAGACCGCAAAATGTCTTGGCTTGACTCAGAGAATAAGCATAGCTATCAATATAGCTGACGCATTGGATTATTTGCACCATGATTGTGGACGACCAACTGTCCATTGCGACTTGAAACCCAGCAATATCCTTCTAGATGATGACATGAATGCTCTTTTGGGAGATTTTGGAATTTCGCGCTTCTATCATGATTCTCAGTCAAAATGGGCAGGTTCAATTAGTTCAATTGGTGTAAAGGGAACAATTGGATATATTCCTCCAG AGTACGGAGGAGGTGGCCATGCATCAACGTCTGGGGATGTTTATAGTTTTGGGATAGTGTTGCTGGAGATTTTGACGAGCAAAAGGCCAACAGATCCTCTGTTCAAGGATGGCCAGGACATCATCAGCTTTGTGGAGAATAACTTTCCGGATCAAGTCTTTCAAGTCATTGACTCTCACCTCCTAGATGAATGCAGGAACTCAATTCAAGGAAATAATTTGGTACCAGAAAATGAGATCTACCAATGCTTGGTTGACCTTCTGCAATTAGCACTTTCGTGCCTTCGTTCATTACCATCTGAACGATCAAACATGAAGCAAGTAGCCAGCAGAATGCATGCAATCCAAACATCATATCTTCGGTGGAAGAAGAAGTAA